Proteins from one Polynucleobacter wuianus genomic window:
- a CDS encoding TAXI family TRAP transporter solute-binding subunit, giving the protein MNSLKKYLYNPFAIAIGFCVLLISIFAVLWILVPPPPKAIEMATGFPTGLYYQFGERLKKEVTTDGVNLEVKATGGTIDNLALLNDPKSGVKFAMIQGGVADVTKYPNLVSIAGMFYEPVWVWYREPAFKSESGKLSVLGQLKGKRVAIGNEGSGTLALSTALLKMSGIAENEIHTERLKPDEALAKLNSGDLDAAFIVAAAEAPVLEKFYKIPGIRLMSFDQADAYTRNMPYLSKVNVPRGLLSIEHDLPRQDIQVIAPTATLVTQDNVSPAMISLLLSASYDILKSYSRLQKPGEFPSSIGMDFPLHVDAEIYLKDGPSFLHRHLPFWTAVWVGRFVKIVIPLLVIFIPLFTYIPSAKNFLLRLKLAQVYTELRELDKNAFNPVLKEKNLKDLEAIERRVNNIKVSMMDSKELYDLKGHVGDVRARLKHLYP; this is encoded by the coding sequence ATGAATTCTCTAAAAAAATACCTATACAACCCATTTGCGATTGCTATTGGCTTTTGCGTATTGCTGATCTCTATATTTGCCGTCTTATGGATTTTGGTACCCCCGCCACCTAAAGCAATAGAAATGGCTACCGGTTTTCCAACTGGTCTTTATTACCAGTTTGGCGAACGCCTCAAGAAGGAGGTTACAACTGATGGCGTCAATCTAGAAGTAAAAGCTACCGGTGGAACCATCGATAACTTAGCCTTACTCAATGATCCCAAGTCGGGTGTGAAATTTGCGATGATCCAAGGCGGTGTTGCCGATGTCACCAAATATCCCAATTTGGTTTCAATCGCAGGAATGTTTTATGAGCCAGTTTGGGTTTGGTACCGCGAGCCTGCATTTAAAAGCGAGAGTGGAAAACTATCGGTTTTGGGGCAACTTAAAGGTAAGCGTGTTGCCATTGGTAACGAAGGGAGTGGAACTCTAGCACTAAGCACCGCCTTATTGAAAATGAGCGGCATTGCTGAAAATGAAATTCATACGGAAAGATTAAAGCCGGATGAAGCACTCGCTAAGCTCAATAGCGGAGATTTAGATGCTGCATTTATTGTGGCTGCTGCAGAAGCCCCCGTTCTAGAAAAGTTTTACAAAATCCCTGGTATTCGTTTGATGAGCTTTGATCAAGCAGATGCTTATACCCGTAACATGCCCTACCTATCAAAAGTGAACGTCCCTCGGGGCCTCTTAAGTATTGAGCATGATCTTCCGCGCCAAGATATTCAAGTGATTGCACCTACCGCTACATTGGTGACGCAAGACAATGTAAGTCCCGCGATGATTTCTTTATTGTTAAGCGCCTCTTATGACATTCTGAAGTCGTATTCCCGATTACAAAAGCCCGGGGAGTTCCCATCAAGTATCGGTATGGATTTCCCATTACACGTGGATGCTGAGATTTATTTGAAGGATGGCCCATCTTTCTTGCATCGCCACCTTCCTTTCTGGACAGCAGTCTGGGTTGGACGTTTTGTGAAGATCGTGATTCCGTTGTTAGTGATTTTTATTCCTCTCTTCACTTATATTCCGTCAGCTAAAAACTTTTTATTACGCCTTAAGCTTGCGCAAGTCTATACAGAGCTAAGGGAGCTTGATAAGAACGCCTTTAATCCAGTTTTGAAAGAAAAAAACTTGAAAGATCTCGAAGCAATCGAAAGGCGTGTTAACAATATCAAGGTATCCATGATGGATTCCAAAGAGTTATATGATCTCAAGGGGCATGTAGGAGATGTGCGTGCACGTTTAAAGCATCTGTATCCTTAG
- a CDS encoding DsbE family thiol:disulfide interchange protein: MKAKFLIPLLLFVVLVGFLAVGLNRDPHEVPSPLINKPAPAFEIAQLAHVNKTFSPASMKGQVWILNVWASWCVACREEHPVLVELGKSGQAPLIGLDYKDKREDALAMLERQGNPYLLSAFDADGRVGINYGVYGVPETYVIDQSGIIRFKHIGPITLEILNQKIYPLLAELKKS; the protein is encoded by the coding sequence ATGAAAGCCAAATTTCTGATTCCCCTATTGCTGTTTGTTGTGCTCGTCGGCTTTTTGGCTGTTGGCCTCAATCGTGATCCGCATGAAGTGCCGTCCCCATTAATTAATAAGCCTGCACCTGCATTTGAGATTGCGCAGTTGGCGCATGTCAATAAAACCTTTTCTCCTGCCAGCATGAAGGGTCAAGTTTGGATCCTCAATGTTTGGGCTTCGTGGTGTGTAGCTTGTCGGGAAGAGCACCCCGTATTAGTTGAGCTGGGTAAGTCAGGCCAGGCACCGTTAATAGGGCTTGATTACAAAGATAAGCGTGAAGATGCGCTAGCGATGCTAGAAAGACAAGGGAATCCTTATTTGCTTTCGGCATTTGATGCTGATGGTCGAGTCGGCATTAATTATGGAGTGTATGGTGTACCGGAAACTTATGTGATTGATCAATCAGGAATCATTCGGTTTAAGCATATTGGCCCAATCACTTTAGAAATCCTGAATCAAAAAATCTACCCATTGTTGGCTGAGCTCAAAAAATCATGA
- the ccmD gene encoding heme exporter protein CcmD, producing the protein MWNSPADFFAMGGYALYVWSSFGVCAAILLLEPISVRARNKSILRRLKQECLAAQFDNEGSK; encoded by the coding sequence ATGTGGAATAGTCCAGCAGATTTTTTTGCAATGGGTGGCTACGCACTCTATGTGTGGAGTAGTTTTGGTGTTTGTGCAGCTATTTTATTGTTGGAGCCAATTAGTGTGCGAGCTCGCAATAAATCGATTTTGCGCAGGCTCAAGCAAGAGTGTTTGGCTGCGCAGTTTGATAACGAAGGTAGTAAGTGA
- a CDS encoding acyclic terpene utilization AtuA family protein, with translation MPDIYRVACAAGFSGDRIGVAKPLVDELIRLGGPSCLIFESLAERTLALAQLERRQNDQLGYEPLLAEMVEPILLDCVRAGIPIVGNFGAANPLAAAELIAHIANDKGIPDLKIAIVYGDDISAPSLRKKLEDSLSAQDQKILAYSQLVSANVYLGAKEIAEALTAGAQVVVTGRVADPALTVGPLMAYFKKSWSDWNFLGAATMAGHLLECGAQVTGGYFADPGYKDVPELSNVGFPIIEIDPSGNICVTKPMNTGGVVNQMTVTEQLLYELHDPAQYLTPDVVADITEVTVIDQGDNRVQVTGVKGHPKPSTLKANICIDGGWLAEGEISYAGHQAYQRAELAAQIVRERLGKQLHLRVDFIGSSSIFASDSGHGPAQNAENHFEDIRLRIAAAHQDRTLAMQVCREVNALYTCGPAGGGGVRTSLKPRLNTLVGFIPRDEIMASYQFYEGRGDQ, from the coding sequence GTGCCTGATATATATCGCGTAGCCTGCGCCGCAGGGTTCTCAGGTGATCGGATAGGGGTTGCAAAGCCTTTGGTAGATGAGCTCATTAGACTGGGCGGACCAAGTTGTCTGATATTTGAAAGTCTGGCCGAGAGGACTCTAGCGCTGGCTCAGTTGGAGCGTCGCCAGAATGACCAATTAGGATACGAACCCTTATTGGCAGAAATGGTAGAGCCTATCTTGTTAGATTGCGTGCGCGCAGGCATTCCGATTGTGGGTAATTTTGGTGCAGCCAACCCTCTGGCAGCGGCGGAACTCATTGCTCACATCGCAAATGACAAAGGTATTCCCGATTTAAAGATCGCGATTGTTTACGGGGATGATATTTCTGCACCTTCGTTGAGAAAAAAATTAGAGGACTCACTTTCTGCGCAAGATCAAAAAATCTTGGCATATAGTCAGCTGGTTAGTGCCAATGTGTACTTGGGGGCAAAAGAAATTGCCGAGGCTTTAACTGCGGGCGCACAAGTTGTGGTGACTGGCCGCGTTGCCGATCCCGCGCTAACCGTTGGTCCTTTGATGGCGTATTTCAAGAAAAGTTGGAGTGATTGGAATTTTTTAGGTGCTGCTACGATGGCAGGTCATCTGCTCGAGTGTGGGGCGCAGGTAACTGGCGGTTATTTTGCCGATCCTGGATACAAAGATGTTCCTGAGCTTAGTAATGTTGGATTTCCAATTATTGAAATTGATCCATCAGGAAATATTTGTGTAACAAAGCCGATGAATACTGGTGGTGTAGTGAATCAGATGACCGTGACAGAGCAGTTGCTCTACGAGCTACATGATCCCGCGCAGTATTTAACGCCAGATGTCGTGGCTGATATCACTGAAGTCACCGTAATTGATCAGGGCGACAATCGGGTGCAGGTTACTGGAGTCAAGGGCCACCCCAAACCTAGCACCTTAAAAGCCAATATCTGTATTGATGGTGGATGGTTGGCTGAAGGAGAGATTTCCTACGCGGGTCATCAGGCGTATCAACGAGCAGAGCTTGCAGCGCAAATTGTTCGCGAACGTCTTGGTAAGCAATTGCATTTAAGAGTCGACTTTATTGGCTCATCTAGCATCTTTGCGAGTGACTCTGGACACGGCCCAGCACAAAATGCTGAAAATCACTTTGAAGATATCCGCTTGCGTATTGCTGCCGCTCATCAAGATCGCACATTAGCAATGCAAGTCTGTAGAGAGGTGAATGCTCTATATACCTGTGGTCCTGCTGGAGGAGGCGGTGTTCGAACTAGCTTAAAGCCACGACTCAATACCTTAGTAGGTTTTATTCCTAGAGATGAAATCATGGCATCGTATCAATTCTACGAGGGGAGGGGTGACCAATGA
- a CDS encoding 2OG-Fe dioxygenase family protein: MTSANLSPALTPAKDIPEALRADGFAVVSAETVAEISKIPLANLERLTQFWEGLPRDPYLKDGGRYRFRRHASYEVKNNVLTLVPHRAHWQSVDYNALHGGIERWFEPIQANVINDPAWQAVLLGLANVLSGLKPVTTWFIEAHQFRIDTTDGIGRPTPEGAHRDGVDFVAVFLLERVGIKGGETRIFDAKGSAGLRFTLTQPWSLLLMNDERMIHESTPIQPLASYGYRDTLVLTFRANGFQDSPNRSQQ, translated from the coding sequence ATGACCTCAGCCAATCTTTCTCCGGCGCTTACTCCAGCCAAAGATATTCCCGAGGCTTTGCGAGCAGATGGCTTCGCAGTTGTATCCGCTGAAACAGTGGCGGAGATTAGCAAGATTCCTTTAGCGAATTTAGAGCGTCTTACCCAATTCTGGGAAGGTTTGCCGCGTGACCCCTATCTTAAGGACGGTGGTCGTTATCGTTTTCGTCGTCATGCAAGTTACGAGGTGAAAAACAATGTGCTGACTTTGGTGCCACATCGTGCGCATTGGCAGTCAGTGGACTATAACGCCTTACATGGTGGGATTGAGCGATGGTTTGAGCCAATACAAGCCAATGTCATCAATGACCCCGCATGGCAAGCGGTATTACTTGGGTTGGCAAATGTATTAAGTGGTCTTAAGCCAGTAACAACCTGGTTTATTGAGGCACATCAATTTCGAATTGATACTACCGATGGTATTGGTCGGCCAACACCAGAGGGCGCGCATCGAGACGGTGTTGATTTTGTTGCCGTATTTTTATTAGAACGAGTGGGCATCAAAGGTGGTGAGACCCGAATCTTTGACGCTAAAGGATCTGCTGGTCTACGATTTACTTTGACCCAACCTTGGTCTTTATTGCTCATGAATGATGAACGCATGATTCATGAATCTACGCCAATCCAGCCATTAGCAAGCTATGGTTATCGCGATACCTTGGTATTGACCTTTAGGGCTAACGGTTTTCAAGATTCACCAAACCGTAGTCAACAATAA
- the ccmE gene encoding cytochrome c maturation protein CcmE, with amino-acid sequence MKPRHKRALIIVAALAVIGIAALLILNALNSNIALYVTPSEVAAGKAPQGQAFRIGGMVKDGSLKRDGLTVHFVITDLVKDISVSYTGILPDLFKEGKGAVIQGRLNTNGEFVASEVLAKHDENYMPPEAKHALDQAQKNGSNK; translated from the coding sequence GTGAAGCCTAGACATAAGCGTGCATTAATTATTGTTGCTGCCTTAGCAGTCATCGGTATCGCTGCATTATTAATTTTGAATGCACTGAATAGCAACATCGCACTCTATGTAACACCAAGTGAGGTGGCAGCTGGTAAAGCACCGCAAGGTCAGGCCTTCCGAATTGGCGGTATGGTGAAGGATGGCTCTCTAAAACGCGATGGTTTAACAGTTCACTTTGTGATTACTGATCTTGTAAAGGATATTTCTGTTTCCTATACAGGCATCCTGCCGGATTTATTTAAAGAAGGTAAGGGCGCAGTGATTCAAGGAAGATTGAATACTAATGGAGAATTTGTGGCAAGCGAAGTATTGGCTAAGCACGATGAAAACTATATGCCCCCAGAAGCAAAGCATGCATTAGATCAGGCTCAAAAAAATGGAAGTAATAAATGA
- a CDS encoding Bug family tripartite tricarboxylate transporter substrate binding protein, which translates to MTTIVGLLFSLLFSIGAHAQSYPNKPIALVVPQAAGGTNDIVARLIAPAFGDAIGASVVVENRPGAGGNIGTQSVARSAKDGYTLLLTINSAQAINPALYKNPGFDPINDFVPLYYIGATPYVLVSPPGSPYKTLADVIAAAKKKPGELSYASAGNGTISHLLGAMLNTSAGVDMQHIPYKGVAPAINDVLGGQVPLAFASLPSALNYIKAGKLQAIAISSAKRSSAAPEIPTIAETYPDCVGEVWVALFAPIGTSSDAVKKIQAAMDKTLAKPDVREKLIAQGLDLSPVLPAKLGALLKDELAKWVKIVKASGAQLD; encoded by the coding sequence ATGACAACAATAGTAGGGTTGCTATTTTCGCTTTTGTTTTCTATAGGCGCACATGCGCAGTCTTATCCCAATAAGCCAATTGCATTGGTGGTGCCCCAGGCTGCAGGGGGCACCAATGATATTGTCGCTCGCTTGATTGCACCTGCTTTTGGTGATGCCATCGGTGCTTCAGTCGTGGTGGAGAATAGGCCAGGTGCTGGTGGCAATATTGGCACACAAAGCGTTGCGCGTTCAGCAAAGGATGGTTACACATTGCTTCTGACGATTAATAGTGCGCAAGCGATTAATCCAGCCTTATACAAAAATCCTGGATTTGACCCGATCAATGACTTTGTTCCTCTTTATTACATTGGTGCCACACCCTATGTTTTGGTGTCACCCCCAGGCTCACCCTATAAAACCCTTGCTGATGTAATTGCCGCGGCAAAGAAAAAGCCAGGCGAGCTTTCGTATGCATCTGCTGGTAACGGAACGATTAGCCACCTTCTTGGTGCGATGCTCAATACTAGCGCAGGGGTGGATATGCAGCACATTCCCTACAAAGGAGTGGCACCCGCAATTAATGACGTATTAGGTGGCCAAGTCCCCCTCGCTTTTGCGAGTTTGCCATCAGCCTTAAATTACATTAAAGCTGGAAAGCTGCAAGCAATTGCAATAAGCTCAGCCAAGCGCTCTAGTGCTGCCCCTGAAATTCCAACGATTGCGGAAACCTATCCCGATTGTGTGGGTGAAGTATGGGTAGCCTTATTTGCACCTATAGGCACTTCTTCTGATGCTGTTAAGAAGATTCAGGCGGCAATGGATAAGACTCTGGCTAAACCAGATGTGCGAGAAAAATTGATCGCACAAGGCTTGGACTTGAGCCCAGTACTGCCAGCTAAATTAGGTGCCCTGCTGAAGGATGAGCTCGCAAAGTGGGTAAAAATTGTGAAGGCATCAGGTGCGCAGCTGGATTAA
- the ccmI gene encoding c-type cytochrome biogenesis protein CcmI has protein sequence MASFFIPAFLLLVLVLLLVLRPFIFSGKNEGTSRRQMNAAIYREELEKLAAERDAGAIDIQEYEMSHAEMRQRLFQDTNEEDDKAVMGSTKKVVISLCVFVVLISSGLYLFLGDVVRVAQNSEQRPMTQASVEKMVADFALKMEKDPDNLKGWAMLGRSYRILGRNEDAAKAYGRAGSFISNDPELLAEYADTLIATANGSFAGKPLQLINQSLKLDPNNLLALWLSGSASFSGGNYKAAVQTWQKLAKQLPPGSEEVRAIEGSIAEARSKGGLANTNDATNTAVASGKGVSGKIELSLELKAKVKSGDVVMVIARQPGERMPVAVLKVPVTQFPMNFALTDAQAMNPSAPISKLAEVSIEVRISKTGMAKAETGDLISAVQTVKVGSNQVKLLVDQVRQ, from the coding sequence ATGGCTAGTTTTTTTATTCCCGCATTCTTATTGCTAGTGTTAGTTTTATTGTTAGTCTTACGACCATTTATCTTCTCTGGCAAGAATGAGGGTACCTCTCGTCGCCAAATGAATGCAGCCATTTATCGTGAAGAGCTCGAGAAATTGGCGGCAGAGCGTGATGCTGGAGCCATCGATATTCAAGAGTATGAAATGAGTCATGCTGAAATGCGTCAACGTCTTTTTCAGGATACTAATGAAGAGGACGACAAGGCGGTAATGGGTTCAACTAAAAAAGTCGTGATTAGTCTTTGTGTCTTTGTCGTGCTCATTTCTTCTGGCTTATATCTTTTCTTGGGCGATGTGGTGCGGGTAGCTCAAAATAGTGAGCAGCGGCCAATGACCCAAGCCAGCGTTGAAAAGATGGTTGCTGACTTTGCTCTCAAGATGGAAAAAGATCCCGACAATCTCAAGGGCTGGGCAATGCTGGGTCGATCCTATCGCATCTTAGGGCGTAATGAAGACGCTGCAAAGGCCTATGGTCGTGCAGGTAGCTTTATTAGTAATGATCCTGAATTACTGGCAGAGTATGCCGATACTTTGATCGCAACCGCCAATGGAAGCTTTGCTGGTAAGCCATTGCAATTAATTAATCAGTCATTAAAACTAGATCCCAATAATTTGTTAGCACTTTGGCTATCAGGATCGGCATCATTTAGCGGTGGCAACTACAAAGCGGCAGTGCAAACCTGGCAAAAGCTTGCAAAACAGCTACCTCCAGGCTCAGAGGAGGTCCGTGCAATTGAGGGCTCGATTGCTGAGGCCCGGTCTAAGGGTGGTTTGGCTAATACTAATGACGCTACCAATACTGCAGTTGCGAGCGGGAAGGGCGTCAGTGGCAAGATTGAGCTCTCACTGGAGTTGAAAGCTAAAGTGAAGTCGGGTGATGTCGTGATGGTGATTGCACGCCAACCTGGTGAGCGTATGCCAGTAGCTGTTTTGAAAGTGCCTGTAACCCAATTTCCAATGAACTTTGCTTTGACTGATGCGCAAGCTATGAATCCTAGTGCCCCAATCTCAAAACTGGCTGAAGTTTCTATTGAAGTTAGAATTTCCAAAACCGGAATGGCTAAGGCTGAGACTGGAGATTTGATCTCAGCGGTTCAAACCGTTAAAGTCGGATCAAACCAGGTGAAGTTATTAGTTGATCAAGTTCGGCAGTAA
- a CDS encoding cytochrome c-type biogenesis protein — protein sequence MKYFFLAIASSLCLHAAYANDAAPLADDPVTEQRLISISEEMRCLVCQNESLAGSRSDLANDLRREIRTLIKEGKSDDQIRSFMVERYGDFVLYRPPVKPITWLLWIGPFVILVIGIAFLLAYLRRRNTLTSNKTLTAEDNQKIDDLLNALGKNDRDGIHG from the coding sequence ATGAAGTACTTCTTTTTGGCAATTGCATCTTCTTTATGTTTGCACGCTGCTTATGCAAATGATGCTGCGCCATTGGCCGATGACCCCGTAACAGAGCAACGTCTGATTAGTATTTCTGAAGAAATGCGTTGCTTAGTGTGTCAAAACGAATCTTTAGCTGGTTCGCGCTCTGATTTAGCAAACGATCTTCGCAGGGAAATTCGTACTCTTATTAAAGAGGGCAAGAGCGATGATCAAATTCGTTCCTTTATGGTTGAGCGCTATGGTGACTTTGTCTTGTATCGCCCACCAGTGAAACCCATTACTTGGTTGTTGTGGATTGGCCCATTTGTGATTCTAGTGATTGGGATTGCATTTTTGCTGGCTTATCTGCGCCGTCGTAATACGCTTACATCCAATAAGACATTGACAGCAGAAGATAATCAAAAAATTGATGACTTGTTAAATGCGCTTGGAAAAAATGATCGGGATGGAATTCATGGCTAG
- a CDS encoding heme lyase CcmF/NrfE family subunit: MIPEFGHYALILALCLALIQGVLPLVGAHYGRREFLVLARPAAQTTFLLLAIAFVILAWSFYVNDFSVLYVAEHSNSQLPVVYRLGAVWGGHEGSLLLWIFLLSTWTILVAQLSKALDEFMVARVIGVLGLVTSGLLLFVLTTSNPFERLLPAAQDGRSLNPLLQDPGLVFHPPMLYMGYVGFSVAFAFAIASLLSGRLDAAWARWSRPWTTAAWVFLTLGIALGSWWAYYELGWGGWWFWDPVENASFIPWLVGTALLHSLAVTEKRGGFKSWTVLLAITTFSLSLLGTFLVRSGVLTSVHAFATDPRRGIFILIFLSLVVGSSLALYAWRAPKNTLGGKFSLSSRETFILLGNVFLVVSAGSVLLGTLYPLLIDAMHLGKISVGPPYFNSVFVPIMIPLLVLMGIGPWTSWKNTDLIIVIKRLWLAGLVAVLAGVVIPLIMGQFTWLAGLGFLLAFWVISSGCLQIIRQARLGKPTRSFIGMQLAHLGIAIFVIGVTMVGAYQEEKDVRMLAGETVTVGGYQIQLLGVDKALGPNYQAMRGTFLLTKNGNAQATLYPEKRSYFSSTMPMTEAAIDVGLTRDIYVSLGEELNDKAWAVRVYYKPFVDWIWGGCLLMALGGVLAISDKRYRMKLRKAAS, encoded by the coding sequence ATGATTCCTGAGTTTGGGCATTACGCACTGATTTTGGCTCTTTGTCTTGCCTTAATCCAAGGGGTCTTACCGCTAGTGGGTGCGCATTATGGCCGCCGCGAATTTTTAGTGCTTGCAAGACCTGCAGCTCAAACCACCTTTTTGCTGCTTGCGATTGCATTTGTCATCTTGGCGTGGAGCTTTTATGTCAATGATTTTTCTGTGCTCTATGTTGCTGAACATTCCAATTCGCAATTGCCCGTCGTCTATCGCTTGGGCGCAGTATGGGGTGGTCATGAAGGTTCTTTATTGCTGTGGATCTTCTTGTTAAGCACCTGGACTATTTTGGTGGCCCAACTATCTAAAGCTTTAGACGAGTTTATGGTTGCGAGAGTGATTGGTGTACTGGGCTTGGTAACAAGTGGTTTATTGCTCTTTGTATTAACAACATCCAACCCGTTTGAACGTTTATTACCAGCCGCCCAAGATGGTCGATCACTCAATCCCTTATTGCAAGATCCAGGCTTAGTATTTCATCCGCCGATGTTGTATATGGGCTATGTTGGTTTCTCTGTAGCATTCGCATTTGCGATTGCTTCACTGCTATCGGGAAGATTGGATGCCGCCTGGGCTCGCTGGTCACGCCCTTGGACAACCGCTGCATGGGTATTTCTGACACTTGGCATTGCATTGGGTTCTTGGTGGGCCTATTACGAGTTAGGTTGGGGTGGTTGGTGGTTCTGGGATCCAGTTGAAAACGCATCCTTTATCCCTTGGTTGGTTGGCACAGCGCTATTGCATTCTTTGGCGGTAACAGAAAAGCGTGGCGGCTTTAAGAGCTGGACAGTGCTTCTGGCAATTACTACTTTCTCACTTTCGCTCTTGGGAACATTCTTAGTACGCTCTGGTGTGTTGACCTCAGTGCACGCCTTTGCAACCGATCCAAGACGCGGCATCTTTATTCTGATTTTCTTATCTCTGGTTGTTGGCTCTTCATTAGCCTTATATGCTTGGCGTGCCCCTAAAAATACTCTGGGCGGTAAATTTAGTTTGAGTTCTAGAGAAACATTTATTTTGCTCGGCAATGTGTTCTTAGTGGTTTCTGCTGGATCGGTATTGTTGGGTACACTCTACCCTCTACTAATAGATGCCATGCATCTTGGAAAAATTTCCGTTGGCCCTCCTTATTTCAATAGTGTTTTTGTGCCGATCATGATTCCACTCTTGGTACTTATGGGAATTGGGCCATGGACTAGCTGGAAGAATACCGATTTGATCATCGTCATTAAGCGTTTATGGCTTGCTGGCCTAGTAGCGGTATTGGCGGGCGTAGTAATTCCGTTAATCATGGGGCAATTTACTTGGCTTGCTGGACTGGGTTTCTTGCTCGCATTCTGGGTTATTTCATCTGGATGCTTGCAAATTATTCGACAGGCAAGATTGGGCAAACCTACACGATCTTTTATTGGTATGCAGCTCGCTCACCTAGGCATTGCCATCTTTGTGATTGGCGTGACGATGGTTGGTGCATACCAAGAAGAAAAAGATGTGCGCATGTTGGCCGGTGAAACGGTAACCGTAGGGGGTTATCAAATTCAGTTACTGGGGGTTGATAAAGCGCTTGGTCCAAATTACCAAGCTATGCGTGGCACTTTCTTATTAACTAAGAATGGCAATGCTCAAGCAACCCTCTACCCAGAAAAGCGTAGTTATTTTTCTTCAACAATGCCAATGACCGAGGCTGCAATTGATGTCGGCTTAACAAGAGACATTTATGTATCTCTGGGTGAGGAGTTAAACGATAAAGCTTGGGCTGTCAGGGTCTATTACAAGCCATTCGTCGATTGGATCTGGGGAGGTTGTTTGTTAATGGCCCTGGGTGGTGTCTTAGCAATCTCCGATAAACGCTATCGGATGAAGCTAAGGAAGGCTGCATCATGA
- the ccmC gene encoding heme ABC transporter permease CcmC, giving the protein MTDINNFSKSRLVNWFKLSSPSTFYPVAGKLIPFFWVLTAIFGVAGLWVSFFVAPVDAVQGQGYRIIFIHVPASWMSMFIYLVMAAWAGLGLIFNTRLSAMMAQALAPIGAWMAFLSLWTGAFWGKPMWGAWWVWDARLTSELILLFLYLGFIALQASIDNARRADKAGAILALVGVVNVPIIYFSVKWWNTLHQGASVSLTKAPAMAQTMLLGMLLMALCFWMYTIAVGLMRVRAIILEREAHTDWVRQLDEVKN; this is encoded by the coding sequence ATGACAGATATTAATAATTTTTCAAAGTCCCGCTTAGTCAACTGGTTTAAGTTGTCGAGCCCCAGTACCTTTTATCCGGTAGCGGGAAAGCTCATCCCGTTTTTCTGGGTATTGACTGCAATCTTTGGTGTGGCAGGTCTTTGGGTAAGCTTCTTTGTTGCTCCAGTGGACGCTGTCCAGGGCCAAGGTTATCGAATCATTTTCATTCATGTGCCTGCATCATGGATGTCGATGTTTATTTACTTGGTGATGGCAGCTTGGGCTGGTCTAGGCTTAATTTTCAACACCCGTTTATCAGCAATGATGGCACAAGCTTTAGCCCCGATTGGTGCATGGATGGCATTTCTGTCTTTATGGACTGGGGCATTTTGGGGTAAGCCCATGTGGGGCGCTTGGTGGGTATGGGATGCTCGCTTAACTTCTGAGTTGATCTTGTTGTTCCTGTATTTGGGTTTTATTGCCCTGCAAGCCTCAATTGACAATGCGCGCAGAGCGGATAAAGCGGGTGCAATTTTGGCCTTAGTGGGTGTAGTCAACGTGCCGATTATTTATTTCTCAGTGAAGTGGTGGAATACCTTACATCAGGGGGCTTCCGTATCTCTCACTAAAGCACCGGCGATGGCGCAGACCATGTTGCTAGGAATGTTATTAATGGCTTTGTGCTTCTGGATGTACACCATTGCAGTGGGTTTAATGCGAGTACGCGCCATTATTTTGGAGCGTGAGGCCCATACGGATTGGGTGAGACAATTAGATGAGGTGAAAAACTGA